One Gadus chalcogrammus isolate NIFS_2021 chromosome 7, NIFS_Gcha_1.0, whole genome shotgun sequence genomic window, TTGTGAACTCAACGTTATGATATTGAACATCCTGTGCCCGAAGTCAGAATAGATAACGTTGGTAACGCAAGAAACAATGGGATTAATatgaaatgcggttatagttgAGATAGGCTACAGTATTAGCCGTTCTGTCGGCGATTTTAATTCACCCTGCAGCAGTGGCTGGAgaggagcaatacatttctttctgtttccgATCCGCTTTTACTGGAGCCAATCATCAAGCTGGCTTATCCCCCTGGcgtgctattggctggtttaacacaatgacgacagggaagggATTGTTGCGATCGTTGGTCTGATTGGTTTAAAGGGGTAGTCCGGGATTTTGGACATgaggcctgattcccaagttagccttggtgttctttaacATTTCATTCATCCTTCTATTtacagagttcgctcgtgctaagCTAGCGGtcggcaacgggcaatactagcctgctaataaaacagtcttacccactccacagtacacccgaggtaaatctaTTATAACACCAGACTAGGGCTGTGCGTTATATCGCATATACTCGATATATCTCTGAAATAGCTGTGagattaatacaattattatttcgTAAGTATCAAGTATTTTACGGTCATCTGGGTTTTATCAAGCAGCTGCCGAGACTTTGAGTTAggggtaaaaaaaacacttgcgTCACACACTCACCAACCAATCCCACGCGACATCTAGGTGCGGAAGGGAGGGAACTAATTTGCCAGTTTCTTACGGTTTGCAGCGCCGGCTTTCTCAGTGTAGCAAACCGTGAATCCTAAGCCAATTCAATCGTCAGATGAAACATGGAAGCGGACAAACTGCTGGTTCCTAAAATAACTAATAAGGGATCAGTGATCTGGCAGTTTTTTGGATATCGAGAGGAGGACGTGGAGCAAAGCACGCCAATGCTTGTAACGTCTTGTCTGATCTGATGTCGTCATGGTTACCAGCCGCACGCTCCgtaacagttacacacacaatcGGAATACAAGGGGCTCCCTCGTCTTATGCTACTTCTCTAGCTATAAGTGAGCCTTAGAAAACATAGTTGTTTTACCCTACTTCAAGGAACCATAAAGAGTTAACTGGGACGTGTCTGCGTGGTTTGTTGGGGAGAGGAGTTATCTATCTGTCGACCCTGGCAAGGCGCTGGAGGTAGAGGGCAGCACACACCTACAATTCCTAAATAAATGAATCTCAAAAATATCGAACACATTGTATCAAAACGAGTTTATAATATTTTGGTTTAATTCATTGCAATGGCCTACATAAGAAAATGCTGCCTAAATTAGTTATTTgtgtaaaatattttttgatgATTCAGCCTTAATGCTTATAAGCCtatcaatgtctctctctctctctctctctctctctctctctctctctctctctctctctctctctctctctctctctctctctctctctctctctctctctctctctctctctctctctctctctctctctctctctctctctctctctctctctctctctctctctctctctctctctctctctctctctctctctctctctctctctctctctctcttctccttttttGCAGTGCtttgtttgaataaaataattgtCTTATTTCTACTCAATTGTGATTAATCACtaacatgaaaatataaaatgttttgATGAAAACCACCTGGGAAGTTAACCAAGAATGGTATATAGTCTGCAGAGATTGTAGTGAAAACAGTAAAGGGTAAAAGTGTGATTTTAAAGGAGATTTCAAAATATCGAGATGTGTATCGTGAAATGGAGAAAATGTATCgcgatatttatttttttcccatatCAAACAGCCctacgccagactatagatgtaaatgtctgtgttgatagaataatgttggaaataaaataaccttgcatcgcatgaatcaatcgcattttgagggactactaccaggaatataacgcTGCTGCTGCGACACAGgcaagtccctcaaaatgcaatgcaatgcaaggttgcttttatttctaacattattctatcaacacagacatttacatcgacCGTCTGTCGTTATAGTTGAtttgcctcgggtgtactgCAGAGTGGGTAAgagttttattagcaggctagtattgcccgttgccttgcgctagcctagcacgagcaaactgcaactagaaggactgaatgaaatgtgttaaactgtctccaatgatatagaacaccaaggctaagttgggaatcaggccctgtgTCCAAAATtacgaactacccctttaaggactattattatttttattgttatatttatattgttacaTTATTCTATTGCTTTTGTTTTACCAAAAAAGTTAAATacaagaagccccccccccccccactatgcCTCGTGTATGAATAGTGGTGCataaatgaagttgccttgccttgtttAAATTGAGCGAAAGAGAAgcaatgttttattgtttttttcgaGTTATGTTTCAGTACTCTGCAGACCTGTTAGCAATATGCCACTCCCCATTTCTCTCTTTGAGAATAAGGACTTTGaagttgggtgtgtgtgttcatcgtCCTCAAAGCCTGTCACAGTGAACAATTACAATGAAAGATGGACCAATAGCATCGTCACCcggaaaaaaaaattgcttcTTATTGACCGTAACCATGACTAATTTTGACCCTTTTCTTGGGCTGTATGTTTTGAATCTTAATTTGTTCGTCCTGTTTACTCTTAACTCCTACCTGACTCATCTCGCCATTactaatcgtgtgtgtgtgtgtgtgtgtgcgctcaggACTGAGTGTGTTCTCTCTCAGCGTGGAGGAGGACCCTTCAGGGACCACAGACTCCGccttcccctccttcctctaCTGCAAGGGGTGTGGCCAACTGCTGGGCGACTCCCccttgggggcggggcttgacTTGGGTACGATTTAACTGTCtgttattcaaattgaaattgTGCTATACTGCTAGTATTTCATAATACAAATTTGTTAGATTAAAAGAAAAAGAGTTCCTTATCTTCTTACTTATTGACATTGCAATTGACCAAAGGATAAATACAAACCATAAAACTGCTAATGTCTGTTCATGCTAACATACTGCTAACGGCCGTCCTCTCCTTTTTGTTTCGACCTATTACAGGGCAGGGGCTTgacctgggggcggggctatacTGCCTCACCTGCGAGGAGGGGCTGACGTCGGACCCGCGGCAGGACGTCTTTGGCGGcggtgggggcggagccagccaCCTAGGAGCCATCGCCGTCACCGTTGACCACGGCAACGGCGACCACGGCTTCCGCAAGAGGCGGCGGAACAGCGGCAAAACGGCGGCCCCCGACTCCGCCTCGGACTCCTCGCCGAAGGCCTACGCGTGCACCCTGTGCGCCTTCGTCTCGCGTTACTCCAACCACCTCAAGCggcacatgcgcacgcacgacGGCCAGAAGCCGTACCGCTGCGGCGTGTGTCCGTACGCGTCGGCGCAGCGCGTCAACCTCGAGCgccacgcgcgcacgcacaccggcgagaagccgtaCCGCTGCCCGCAGTGCAGCTACGCCTGCAGCTCCCTGGGCAACCTGCGGAGGCACCAGCGCATGCACGCGGCGCAGGAGCGGCCGCAGCgccgggagaaggagaagaagaaggcgCGCCGGAAAAAGGGCGGAGTCGGCGAGGATGAAGGTAACGGGAGAGGCGGTGGGTTGAGAGGGTGTTGATTCACCTCGAACTCTAATTAGACTATTTATGCAAATGTGAAGTTAAATGCAAATTTAACTTCAATGCTGATGTAACACACCATGTTGATTTAACGTTAAAgactttaatttaatttaaagtaAAATGCTAATTTAAAGTTGTATGCCAACATGCTAATGAACGGTTAAACGCTTATTCAACGTTATACATTAGGGATGTCCCGAACCGATCCATGGCATCGGTATCGGTCTGAGAATGGCCCAGTACGCTGGATCGGATATCGGAGGGGAGAAAGAAATATGATCGATACATGCAGCGTGTCACGTGATAACAACAGTAGTCGTCAATTAGGCGCATGCGCATGAGAGCTACCTGTTTGTGGCTGTATTTTAACCTTAAATACTCCCTAAACCTCTCCTCGGCTGTTCACGCGTTGTCACTTCACACGCTCCAGCTTGATCTAGAGCGGATCACAGCTGTTGTGTTAGCCCTGCTTGTGGCGATCATAGAAGCTAACTATTTCGGACGTCCAACCAATCAGTGTTGTACACTCCAAATGACGTGTTATACGTCCCTTCCACCCTATTTCATATTTTGGGTGATCGGCCCCAAAGCAGAAAGGGGAAGTGACAGGGCCGTCCCATAACTGAACAAACCTCCCCTATGGGGAAGTGATACTCTGGTGTTGTAGATTCCCACCAGCCTCAACGGTTCGCCCAGgtcacccagtgtgtgtgtgccttaggTGTCAGACAAAATATCGTCGCCCTTTCTTTGTGCGATTCGAGAATCGATACACCAAAATGCCAaatatcccaaaaaaaaaaatcaggttTTGGGCTTTATAGCCACGAAAGTATTTTTTGGGCTCTATGCCTGAAGAGTTAGACAAGAATTATCGCCCCAAATTTTAACGAATAAAGTGAATGAGGGAGACTTGAAATTaaatctcactcactcactcactcactcactcactcactcactcactcactcactcactcactcactcactcactcactcactcactcactcactctcttttttCAGACGCTGTGGTGTCTGACCTCACCCTGCGGGTGACCCAGGCCTCGTCGGGGTACCTCCAGAGCCTGGGGGTGCTTGGCTCCCCGTCGGCCCCGCTCCCGGAGCTCCTGTTCCCCCTGTGCTGCCGCGTGTGCGGCCTGTCCCTGGACGAGGCCCACCCGCTGGAGGGGGGCAAGGGGGAGGCTGAGGGCGAGGGCGACGGCGGACAGGTGACGAACGCCTCTACTGTCTAGGGCTACATCTATTGTTATCTGTGCTAGTGCTATATATAGTGCTATTGGTAGAGCTACTGTCTGTAGTGCTAAGGCTAGAGCTACTGTCTGTAGTGCTAAGGCTAGAGCTACTGTCTGTAGTGCTAATGCTAGAGCTACTGTCTGTAGTGATAATGCTAGAGCTACGGTCTGTAGTGCTAATGGTGGAGCTACTGTCTGTAGTGCTAATGCTAGAGCTACTGTCTGTAGTGATAATGCTAGAGCTACTGTCTGTAGTGCTAATGGTGGAGCTACTGTCTGCAGTGCTAATGCTAGAGCTACTGTCTGTAGTGATAATGCTAGAGCTACTGTCTGTAGTGCTAATGGTGGAGCTACTGTCTGTAGTGCTAATGGTAGAGCTACTGTCTGAAGGGCTAATGGTAGAACTGCTGTCTGTAGTGCTAATGGTAGAGCTACTGTCTGTAGTGCTAATGGTGGAGCTACTGTCTGTAGTGCTAATGGTAGAGCTACTGTCTGAAGGGCTAATGATAGAGCTAATGTCTAGTGCTAATGTTAGAGCTACTGTTTGTAGTGCTAATGGTAGCGCTACTCTGTGTTTTGCTATTGTTAGATATAGTGCTAGATCTAGTGCTATTGATAATGCTAGATCTATTGCTAGTGTTAGATCTAGTGCTAGAACCAAGTGCTAGTGCTAGCGCTAGTGTCAGATCTAGTGCTGATGCTAGTGCTATTTGTGCTGCTGCTACTATTGCTCCTAATGCTACTGCTACTTACTACTGCTAATGATGCTACTATGGCTACTGCTACAGCTACTAGCTAACTTTAATCTCAGTATTCTGACTAAACTCAGAACTaaagcccctctctccccccctcccccccccccctctaggtgTGCCGCAGCTGTGCCCTGGAGCTCCTCGGCGGTGActcccccgggggccccccACCCTGTAGCCCCCAGCGGCCCCCATcccccggcggcggcgcccTTAGCTCCAACATTAGCTCCGGCGCCAGCTCACGCCGCGGCAGTGGCCGCCGCCCTTCCGGCAAGCTCCACCGCTGCCCGCACTGCCCCTTCCTGTCGCGCTACCCCAACCACCTGGCGcgccacgcccacacgcacTCGGGCGCCAAGCCCCACGCCTGCGCCCACTGCGCCTACAGCTCTGCCCACCTGGACAACCTCAAGCGCCACGCCCGCGtccactccggcgagaagccgtaCCGCTGCCCCGCCTGCAGCTACGCGTGCGGCAACCTCGCCAACCTCCGCCGCCACGAGCGCATCCACTCGGGCGCCAAGCCGTTCGGCTGCGGCGTCTGCGGCTACGCCTGCAACCAGAGCATGAACCTGAAGCGCCACATGCTGCGGCACTCGGGGGAGAAGCCGTACGCATGCGCACAGTGCGGCTACACCACGGGCCACTGGGACAACTACAAGAGGCACCAGCGCAAGCACGGCGTCGACACAGAGAGCTGGGATAAGAGGGCGGTGGccttgggggcggggctagtgggggagggggcggggctagaggGGGAGGGCCCCGGTGAGGTGCATGGGGAGGTGTAGAGCGGTTTGATGTGAGGCAGTTTTTGGggttgttgtggtgtgcgtTTTTTCGGGAGGGGGGGCTTGGttcaaacgtttttttttggggcAGGGGCTTTGTGGAAATcgcaaaaaaaaatagtttttttgttGTCTGCGGCTGTGTTGATGCCTTGTTTCCTAGGTTACCTTGTTCTCCTCAACTGAATCACTGAATGGGGTGTTGGCCGTTACGCTTTCCCGCTGCTACCAGCCCCTCCGAACAATCGATTTATTCCCCCGCCAGTCAGGATTCACGACAACCTAATGTAGCATGTGTGTGGGCTATACACTGGTCACGTCCTAGCCCATGGGCAAGGGGGTTAAACTCAGGTGCCTTTGACGGCCATATActaagcgtgtgtgtgcttatgtgtgtgtttcaagaaacaaaatgttcatattttatttcgattattattttttggtcATGGTGGCTTaaccatcgtgtgtgtgtgtgtgtgtgtgtgtgtgtgtgtgtgtgtgtgtgtgtgtgtgtgtgtgtgtgtgtgtgtgtggtgtgtgtgtgtgtgtgtgtgtgtgtgtgtgtgtgtgtgtgtgtgtgtgtgtgtgtgtgtgtggcaccacTCCGCTGTTTTTACAGACTGCTGTTTTTTAGTTTCATTTCGGTTTTAAGCTAAACGTCCGAATGAAGTTACTCTGAATCGATGCCGTGTCTATTTTTTCAACAGATGATCTATATTTTGTAAGTTGTGTTTTATAaatagatgggggggggggggggggaatgattTCGAGAGACTGTGGTATAATTATTCGCTTTAATTATTTGGGTGTTATGATTtaactttttgttttttgt contains:
- the LOC130385948 gene encoding zinc finger protein 513-like, which encodes MPRRKQSNPQPVKLESEDGGAVVCEPGCLVLESDFLLSGALEFGDAEIMGLDRDTGLSVFSLSVEEDPSGTTDSAFPSFLYCKGCGQLLGDSPLGAGLDLGQGLDLGAGLYCLTCEEGLTSDPRQDVFGGGGGGASHLGAIAVTVDHGNGDHGFRKRRRNSGKTAAPDSASDSSPKAYACTLCAFVSRYSNHLKRHMRTHDGQKPYRCGVCPYASAQRVNLERHARTHTGEKPYRCPQCSYACSSLGNLRRHQRMHAAQERPQRREKEKKKARRKKGGVGEDEDAVVSDLTLRVTQASSGYLQSLGVLGSPSAPLPELLFPLCCRVCGLSLDEAHPLEGGKGEAEGEGDGGQVCRSCALELLGGDSPGGPPPCSPQRPPSPGGGALSSNISSGASSRRGSGRRPSGKLHRCPHCPFLSRYPNHLARHAHTHSGAKPHACAHCAYSSAHLDNLKRHARVHSGEKPYRCPACSYACGNLANLRRHERIHSGAKPFGCGVCGYACNQSMNLKRHMLRHSGEKPYACAQCGYTTGHWDNYKRHQRKHGVDTESWDKRAVALGAGLVGEGAGLEGEGPGEVHGEV